A stretch of Prunus dulcis chromosome 6, ALMONDv2, whole genome shotgun sequence DNA encodes these proteins:
- the LOC117631449 gene encoding uncharacterized protein LOC117631449, whose translation MGWSESGRGCNKHQLFGGDDMMMKQYSSPGVCSSCLSERLSELYAPSSTFFSERLARTVSSPRNQSNSSSSSVSSSAGSPPVNNYYYSTSFSGRGPQRHHRRHASEILGSFSFMTRSSTSTGGGYGRGGHDDYDDGVMKKSRSVAAVVSKTNHHRFGDQKASSGGGKQKKKKRGFWSKLLRTTGSKTKEVLKHSKSSLG comes from the coding sequence atgggTTGGTCTGAATCAGGGAGAGGATGCAATAAGCACCAGCTGTTTGGAGGCGACGACATGATGATGAAGCAATATTCATCGCCAGGTGTTTGTTCATCTTGTCTTAGTGAGAGGCTCTCTGAGCTCTATGCCCCCTCCTCAACTTTCTTCAGTGAGAGACTTGCTCGTACTGTTTCTTCTCCCCGTAATCAATCTAATTCCTCGTCTTCTTCTGTTTCCTCCTCCGCCGGCTCTCCTCCtgttaataattattattattctacAAGCTTCAGCGGCCGAGGCCCTCAGCGTCATCATCGGCGTCATGCTTCGGAAATATTGGGTTCGTTTTCTTTCATGACAAGGAGTAGCACGAGTACTGGTGGTGGGTATGGCCGCGGCGGCCatgatgattatgatgatggGGTGATGAAGAAGAGCAGATCGGTCGCCGCCGTTGTTTCGAAGACAAATCATCATCGTTTCGGAGATCAGAAGGCTAGTAGTGGTGGTgggaagcagaagaagaaaaaaagagggtTTTGGTCGAAGCTGCTTCGGACAACGGGGAGCAAAACCAAGGAGGTTTTGAAGCACTCAAAGAGTAGTCTaggataa